Below is a genomic region from Lutra lutra chromosome 18, mLutLut1.2, whole genome shotgun sequence.
AGTGCGTGTTTGTCGAGATGGGTGGGGGGGCACGATCTCCGCTCTCCCGGGCGCCCCAGCCCCAGCGCACGCCTCCGTTTCCGCGCCCCCCTCCGCGGCGCGCGCGAGGCGCACTCCCCCTCCCTCGGCGGCGCGGGGCGCGCGCccggccccctcctcctcccctccgcGCCTCTCGGCTCTCCCGGCAGAAAGTTAGCAGCGGGGAAGGAACTCGGGGCTGCAACagcgcgcggcggcggcggcagaggCTGAAGCAGGAGCCGCGGCGGAGCCGGGGAAGCGGGGGCGCTGCAGACGGAGCAGGTGCAGCCGGCGGGTCCGCGCGCCCCCCTCGGTCCCCTTGCCAGAGGCTgaggggggggtggtggggggccgCCCGGACTCCACgggaagagtggggaggggggccaTGCGGCCGGGCTCCCCCCCGGCGCAGCGGGACAGCGGCCAGGGCCGGGGGCGCAGCGGCGTCGCTTCATGCAGCCGGGGCGGCtgggcagcggcggcggcggcggcggcggcggcgggggcggcggctgAAACCATGTCCGGGCAGCGCcgggggccgccgccgccgccgccgccgcgagcCGGGAGCCGCGATGGCCCCGTGGCCCGCACCTcctccgcctccgcctccgcctccACCTctcgccgcgccgccgccgcccggcgcCTCTGCTAAGGGGCCGCCGGCGCGCAAGCTGCTTTTTATGTGCACCTTGTCCCTGTCCGTCACCTACCTGTGCTACAGCCTCCTGGGCGGCTCGGGCTCCCTGCAGTTCCCCCTGGCGCTGCAGGAGCCGCCGGGCGCCGCCGCCGAGCCCCCGCCGAGCCCGCCGCCACCCTCTCTGCCGCCTCCCCCCGTGCGCCTCGGCGCCCCCTCGCagccgcccgcgccgccgccgccggacAACGCGAGCCGCGGGGAGCCGCCCGAGCCCCCCGAGCAGCCTGCCGCCCCCGGGGCCGACGGCTGGGGGCTGGCGAGCAGCGGAGGGGGCGCCCGGGACGCCTGGCTCCGGACCCCGCTGGCCCCGGGCGAGATGATCACGGCGCAGAGCGCGCTGCTGGAGAGGGAAGCGCAGGAGTCCAGCACCACCGACGAGGAGCTCGCAGGCCGGAGAGCGGCCAACGGGAGCAGCGAGAGGGGCGGCGCCGCCAGCACCCCGGACTATGGGGAGAAGAAGCTGCCACAGGCGCTTATCATCGGGGTCAAGAAAGGAGGGACCCGCGCGCTGCTGGAGGCGATCCGAGTCCACCCGGACGTGCGGGCGGTGGGCGTAGAGCCGCACTTCTTCGATAGGAACTACGAAAAGGGGCTGGAGTGGTACAGGTAGGACCATGGGCTCGGCGGGATGGGATGGACGCACGGGGAGACCCGGAGGGCGAGCCATCGCTTTCCGGGCTCTTGGACACCCAGGCGCCGCCGTCCCGAGAGCTCTTATCCCCATTGGGGGCTCTGCCAATCCTGGCGGGGCCGCTCAGGGGCAGCGGCGGAGAGAGCTGGACGCTGGCCAAGGATCACTTTATTTCAGGGCGAGGGGTGGAGGTGTCGccttgcttctgcctgcctcaggctccttgtcCGTGGAGGTGCCTTCTGAGTCTGCCCAGCTCCTAGCCTGGGAATCCCCAGCCTTGGTGCCCGCGGGGTGTTTCCTAGCCCGGGCTTGGCGGGGCTCTGCGCTTCCGCGCTGGGGACGCCGAGGAATGAAGCAGGGTAGCTAGATGGATGTAGCGGCTTTGAGATCTCCTGGAATCTCTCAAAATCGCCCTGAGACACATTTGCGTGGCTGGAATCCAACTTTAGTATTTTCAGGTTAGAGCAAAAATGAACAGACAACAGTTAAAAAGATGATGCTGGCGAGTTCTGGCTTTCTAGTAAAGATCGAGGATGCCCCcctatctccagaactttctatcCCCCTTGGCAGAATGAACCCTGCGTTGGTTCTGCCTCGGCAGCACCAGTGTGTACACGACAGTTGGTGCCCTAAGAGTTTTTGTGCACTGCACCCGTGTCCTTTCTAACCCGCATCTCCTTCACAACAGATTGGGGCTTCTGTCATGTGAAATGTTCACCTCTCTCCTTTTCCACCCTCTGCCAGTGGTGAGATAAAGGGAGAAGAGACAGTAGAAAGTTAGGTGCaggtaaaataaattaataatccaGCTTTCTTGCCGGCCATAGCATTTAACTCCACACTGGTGCAGATTCCAAAAACGAACCTCctttgctcccccccccccccccccccccgcccccgtgttGTATCTCTCTGGAAAATAGATCTGGATGCCTGGCCCCATCTTGGTTGCATCTCAGTAATTAATTGCAATTGTCAAACAGAAACACAGGCTTTGTCAGCTAAAGTGATGTTATCATCTTAACAGAGCAAATAGGTAAAATACAAGAATTGTTTCCTGACAAGTTCCCTTCCTGTTGAAGAGATGTGCTTTCCAAGTTTAAGTTACAGCCTgggaaaagttttagaaatagcTTAACTtaagaaatagataataaatggGTGTATTGTGATTGATttcttccactttaaaaaatatgccttATGCTTTCAAAGCTTGAGAGAAGTACACTTAGGCATAAACATTCCACCACATTAAACTGAAACAGCAAATGTGTCTGTTAATGTCTTGTCTGTTTCAACAGTGAGAACTAATTGCAATATTTTAGGAGGCTTCAAACAGCCCCTTCCTATCAAAACATAAAACAGCAAATGCCTAATTTAACTGGAAAAATCAGTATTTATAACATCACGAACCATGGTTTCCAGTTTGTGATTATAATTAAAAAGGTGTTAGGATGATTAATGCaacaacagaaataaagagaaggggTATGATGTCTGGGAGGGTTTCAGTTACTTAATTGTTGGTTGGGGGGGAATGTTCTGGTTTCCGTGGTGAGGTAGCCTCAGCCCTAAGAGGGTAACAGTGGCTTTTTCCAATTCTAATTTTAAAGCTGTGTATCTTGGGAGAAATGCCAAGTGCccttttgggggagagagaggcataAAGATCACATCTTTCCAACATGTGTTCCGGTTGCTTTGTAGCAGCTGGAAATCGAGAAGGGAGTGTTTTCTTCGGATGCCTTAAAGTTTGATAAAGGGTGCCGTGGTGGCATGTGTGTCAGGAGGTCCCATTGGTGGGACTGGAGAATTTTCTGAATGAGAGCATGGGAGATGTCAGATTTTCTTAATCTTCTTTCATGCTGAGGCTAGGAAGAGGAGGCACGGAGACAGGTATGACAGGGCTGTGGAAGGTTCTATCCCACCACTGTGTACTCCCGGCTGACCCTCGTGTGGTCTTTGGGGCTGAGTGTGAGTGTTGTGTCCCCATCCACAGAACTGTTATCCTGAAGACATGTGGGGAAGTTTCTCTTGATCCTTGCTTGAGAGGACCACGGGGTTTCTCTACGGCCCCCCATCCTTGACCCCAGTGTCTCACCCACGGCAGATCCTTGTGGTGCTTATCTTAGAGGTGCCGACCGCAGGTGCTGGAGAAGAATCTGTGTGGCACGGAGGCATCAGTAGTCACCCAAACCTGGCTGCTGAGAAGATTTCTAGAAACCCCTTCGGCCCACAGGAGTGTGCTGGGGCTGCTTGCATACCTCTCCAGCCTTACCAGGGACAGCAGTGCTTTGAGGGTCTTTGTGGGATTTTCACAGGCTCCTGTCTCccctggaggaagagaggggatgACATCCTAATTATGTTGCAGAAAAGGAAACCGTGGCATCAGTTCAAACCAGTAAGGGAAAGCCTACCTTTTGTTTCCCCGCTCCAAGTGCATCTTATACATGGCGGCATCTGGGCTTTGAGTGTACATGAATGGTCACGCTTCCCTCCATCCATGGAGGAGCCTACGCGAAATCTTCCTTTCCTCGCCAGAGGAGAGGATCACAGATGAACGAAAGGTTTTGATTCTCTCCCCGACTTGtttgctttccctttttcttGTCGAGGTGCTTCTGTGAGAACCGGCTAATTCTGCAAGTGTTCCTGGGGTTTGGTGTTTTcagccagagggagaagtgaGAATTTGGGGTCAGCTCTGGGCAGCACTGGTTTGGGCTTTCGTCTTATCCCAGCAGAACAGCCCTGGGAGTTTTATTTCCTCCATGTCACTCCAGTCTTGTTTAAATCCGGGTTTTGCTTTCTCTTACGCTGTTGATCTGAtgtgatttaaaaacacatttgagATTAGAACGTGTGCCTCGGATTTCGGGGCAAGATAGACTAATGGATTaggaggggagtgttaaagctgtgggagaagcaagcctccctTGGTGGATTGACCCAGGCCCATGACTCGTAAGTGGGGGTGGACTTGAcccttctctctccactcctccAAACCAGTGAAATAAAAGGGCAAAACCCCAAGGCACCTTTCAGAACGGGCCACTCCAAGCTGTCGGGGCAGAGACCTTAGACTCCTCGAAGGGGTGGGACCTGGTGGCTGCAGCAGAACTCATCCAAGAGACAGGGCTGCCTTGCGGTGTGACCTCCCCCACGGCTTACAGACTGTACAGTAACCCTGACCTTGGCTTTGGAAACACCTCAGCTCCAGGGCAATGGGAAGGGAACCTCCAGGGTTTCAGATGGTCTGCCCTGCCAACAGTGGATATGCTTCTCCCATTGGCTAGGGGAAAATCACTCAGGAAAACGGTTCCTGTAGTCATGCTCGTGGTACCCAGAGGAAGGTGGTCCGCAACGCTGTTTGCTCTTGGTTTCTGGAGCGAGAATGAGGGAAGAAGCCAGAAAGGCACTGGCAGTTAGGGAATGCCTGTTCTTTATGGAGCCAGGTGCTTTATGGACGTCCTCTCACGTTTGAGTATCATAATGAAGATTGTGAGTGAAATAGCAGCCTTCGTGTTTTCCATGTGGCCCTCGGAGTGCAAATGACTTGCTCAGGACTGTTCAGCTGGTCCGTGGTTGAGCTGACCACATCTGTCCAATTTCACCGTGCTGCTTGCTTGGTTTCTTCCCTCACATCCCACCACCACACATAAAATACTAGCaagatgttttctttccttccttctgaaatttaaccaacattttaataatatttaccaTGTACCCAGAACTGTTGTAAGGAGGAGAGTTGCTGTAAGGGGACTGTGGTAAGGGGAAAACTGTTATAAGGGGAGAAAGTGGTGACTTAGCACTTTGTGCTCCTGAAACTGACATTTAAGTGGGCAGGGGAGACAGGGAACAGTCTTTCTTGTTACCTTTTTCCGgtggctactagaaaatgtaCCATCAAGCTGGTGACTCACATTGTATTTCCACTGGGCAGGGCTCCTAGTAGAGCGGTGCTTAATAAGCTTTAAACGTGCACGCGTCACCTGGGATGTTGTGAACATGCAGGATACTGATTCAGCACGTCTGAGGAAGGCCCTGAGAGTCTCCATTTCTAACTTCTCAGGTGCTGCTGATGCTGCTGATCTCTGGACCTCGCTTTGAGTAGCAGGGGTCTAGAGTGGAATTGGTGTGTGCATGCGTGTCTGTGTGCATGCCTAGGTTATTTGAAATCAAATGACTAGGGAACACTTCCCCGTGAGGGTGATGTAAATGAagtgaaggaataaaaaagaataaaattctgtgCTGCGTAGAGATCAAGGTAGAGAGGTTTCCAATAGTAGGAACGGtagatgcaaaggccctgaggcaggagcaagCCTCATGGCTTTATAAAGggtttttttcaatattcccaaAGCACAGTGTTTGTAGCTGGACAAAATTGGATTCAAAACCTGGTTTTACAACTTACTGGTTGGATAATTTTGGATAGGTAACTGATTTAACATCACTCATCTTTAGCTTGTTTATCTGTGGATTGTTGGGGAGAATAAATGACATAATAAAGGtgaatgtattttccaaaaaaaaaaaaagaaagaaaaatccaaatgaacccaactcctggtttttttttttttttttttttttttaattttcaaatcattttggTCTGATCACAGCTGTCCTAATATTGACTGAAGAGTCTCCTATTGGGCAGGATTTTGGGAAAAATCTAATAATGTTTGGCTTTGTAATCTACATCTGCCTGACTTTAAACCACGGGTCACCAACCTGGAAACCCAGTGAAATAGACTGGGGAGAGGGGCGTAGAAACTGCGGGCATGTCCCTGTCTGCAGGTCTCAGCCACTACTCAGTTCCAGCTACCCTTTCCTGTGTGCAAATGTTACCACATCCTGCACTTGGTAGGAGAAATCGGAAATCCAGGCTTTGATGTGAAATCTCTTGGTTTTTCACATTGGCAAACtgattaaaatttcttaaaagccTTGTGTGGGCCAGCACTGTGggacaaacaaaacacatctgtggGCTGGATACAGCCAGCTGGCTACCAGTTTGTGACCTCTGGTTTAAACTCATTTTAGAAAGTAAACCGGCATAGCCAGACCCTTCAGCAGTTGCCAGGATTGTGGTTTACGTGTGctattttagtttccattttttccccctttacagATTTTGTAACAGCAAGGGGTGGATACCGCCCAGATATATTGCAACAGTAACAAAAGGAGCTAAAGATAAACAAGAACACGGAGGCAGGAATAGCAGATTCACAAACACATCTCCCTTTGGTTTTCAGTGAATGTGCGTTTGAAGGCGGGACAGCTCTTCCCTTGTTCACTCATTAATCAGGAGCGCCATTGTGATCCATATAGATAAGTTGCACCTGTAAAATAGATTTCCAGTCAGGTGGGTTCAGTAAGACCCGAGAGATGAAA
It encodes:
- the HS3ST4 gene encoding heparan sulfate glucosamine 3-O-sulfotransferase 4, which gives rise to MAPWPAPPPPPPPPPPLAAPPPPGASAKGPPARKLLFMCTLSLSVTYLCYSLLGGSGSLQFPLALQEPPGAAAEPPPSPPPPSLPPPPVRLGAPSQPPAPPPPDNASRGEPPEPPEQPAAPGADGWGLASSGGGARDAWLRTPLAPGEMITAQSALLEREAQESSTTDEELAGRRAANGSSERGGAASTPDYGEKKLPQALIIGVKKGGTRALLEAIRVHPDVRAVGVEPHFFDRNYEKGLEWYRNVMPKTLDGQVTMEKTPSYFVTNEAPKRIHAMAKDIKLIVVVRNPVTRAISDYTQTLSKKPEIPTFEVLAFKNRTLGLIDASWSAIRIGIYALHLENWLQYFPLSQILFVSGERLIVDPAGEMAKVQDFLGLKRVVTEKHFYFNKTKGFPCLKKPEDSSAPRCLGKSKGRTHPRIDPDVIHRLQKFYKPFNMMFYQMTGQDFQWEREEGDK